The following proteins come from a genomic window of Lolium rigidum isolate FL_2022 chromosome 5, APGP_CSIRO_Lrig_0.1, whole genome shotgun sequence:
- the LOC124656352 gene encoding 40S ribosomal protein S16-like, which yields MFAELLEEETTVAAQDKEHLLILACLSGLYAESAIGRHGIILSVDFILQSARCGQCVVAWDTIDYGGLGILNLKILNDAFRSRFKDIDMRIRVRSGGKISQIYAIRQAIAKALVAYYQKYVDEAAKKEVKDIFGRYDRTLLVADPRRCEPKKFGGRGAHARFQKSYR from the exons atgttcgccgagcttctTGAAGAAGAAACGACAGTTGCCGCCCAAGACAAGGAGCACCTGCTGATCCTAgcttgcctgtccggcttgtacgccgagtcgGCCATTGGTCGCCATG GCATCATTTTGTCCGTGGACTTCATACTACAGAGTGCAAGGTGTGGACAATGTGTGGTTGCTTGGGACACCATTGATTATGGTGGACTGGGAATTCTCAATCTGAAGATCCTTAACGATGCATTCCGCTCCCGCTTCAAGGACATCGACATGAGGATCCGCGTCCGCAGCGGCGGTAAGATCTCCCAGATCTACGCCATCCGCCAGGCCATCGCCAAGGCGCTCGTCGCATACTACCAGAAGTACGTCGACGAGGCCGCCAAGAAGGAGGTCAAGGACATCTTCGGCCGCTACGACCGCACCCTCCTCGTCGCCGACCCACGTCGCTGCGAGCCCAAGAAGTTCGGAGGACGTGGCGCCCACGCAAGGTTCCAGAAGTCTTACCGTTGA
- the LOC124652620 gene encoding 40S ribosomal protein S16 — MSAVLTRPTPGTVQCFGRKKTAVAVAYTKPGRGLIKVNGAPIELIRPEMLRLKAFEPIMLAGRSRFKDIDMRIRVRGGGKTSQIYAIRQAIAKALVAYYQKYVDEAAKKEVKDIFGRYDRTLLVADPRRCEPKKFGGRGARARFQKSYR; from the coding sequence ATGTCCGCCGTCCTCACCCGCCCGACCCCGGGCACGGTCCAGTGCTTCGGGCGCAAGAAGACGGCGGTGGCCGTCGCCTACACCAAGCCCGGGCGCGGGCTCATCAAGGTGAACGGCGCCCCCATCGAGCTGATCCGCCCGGAGATGCTGCGCCTCAAGGCCTTCGAGCCCATCATGCTCGCCGGCCGCTCCCGCTTCAAGGACATCGACATGAGGATCCGCGTCCGCGGCGGCGGTAAGACCTCCCAGATCTACGCCATCCGCCAGGCCATCGCCAAGGCGCTCGTCGCATACTACCAGAAGTACGTCGACGAGGCCGCCAAGAAGGAGGTCAAGGACATCTTCGGCCGCTACGACCGCACCCTCCTCGTCGCCGACCCACGTCGCTGCGAGCCCAAGAAGTTCGGAGGACGCGGCGCCCGcgcaaggttccagaagtcctacCGTTGA